A genomic stretch from Kogia breviceps isolate mKogBre1 chromosome 1, mKogBre1 haplotype 1, whole genome shotgun sequence includes:
- the BCAN gene encoding brevican core protein isoform X3: MALPSLPLLATLALAWVPVALADALEGDSSEDRAFRVRIAGDAPLQGVLGGALTIPCHVHYLRPSPSRRAAQGSPRVKWTFLSGGREAEVLVARGLRVKVSEAYRFRVALPAYPASLTDVSLVLSELRPNDSGIYRCEVQHGIDDSSDAVEVKVKGVVFLYREGSARYAFSFAGAQEACARIGARIATPEQLYAAYLGGYEQCDAGWLSDQTVRYPIQTPREACYGDMDGFPGVRNYGVVDPDDLYDVYCYAEELNGELFLGAPPDKLTLEEARAYCQERGAKIATTGQLYAAWDGGLDRCSPGWLADGSVRYPIITPSQRCGGGLPGVKTLFLFPNQTGFPNKHSRFNVYCFRDSAQPSAIPEASNPASDLASDALEAIVTVTETLEELQLPQEAVESESRGAIYSIPIMEDRAGGSSTPEDPAEAPRTLLEFETQSIVPPLGSSEEEGKVLEEEKKYENEEEKEEEEEEDEVEDEALWAWPSELSSLDPEAPLPTELAPEESLSQASPPVRAVLQPDASPPPYGEPEAPRPPTGLGPPTETLSTPREGNLASPSPSTPVGAREIGEETGSPELSGVPRGESEETGSSEDAPSLLPATRVPEGTRDLETPSEENSGRTVPAGTSVHAQPVLPTDSASHGGVAVAPSSGYCVPSPCHNGGTCLEEEEGVRCLCLPGYGGDLCDVGLRFCSPGWDAFQGACYKHFSTRRSWEEAENKCRMYGAHLASISTPEEQDFINNRYREYQWIGLNDRTIEGDFLWSDGVSLARALRPIKAPEGRQRRHLGSWKAQLTPPPNPTPGP; the protein is encoded by the exons ATGGCCCTACCATCTCTGCCCCTGCTGGCAACCCTGGCTCTGGCCTGGGTCCCTGTGGCCTTAGCTGATGCTCTGGAAGGAGACAGCTCAG AGGACCGGGCTTTCCGCGTGCGCATAGCGGGTGACGCGCCGCTGCAGGGCGTGCTGGGCGGCGCCCTCACCATCCCGTGCCACGTTCACTACCTGCGGCCGTCGCCAAGCCGCCGGGCCGCGCAGGGCTCCCCCCGGGTCAAGTGGACCTTCCTGTCCGGCGGCCGGGAGGCCGAGGTGCTAGTGGCGCGGGGGCTACGCGTCAAGGTGAGCGAGGCCTACCGGTTCCGCGTGGCACTGCCTGCCTACCCGGCGTCACTCACCGATGTCTCCCTGGTGCTGAGCGAGCTGCGGCCCAACGACTCAGGCATCTACCGCTGCGAGGTCCAGCATGGCATCGACGACAGCAGCGACGCTGTGGAGGTCAAGGTCAAAG GGGTCGTCTTTCTCTACCGGGAGGGCTCTGCCCGCTATGCTTTCTCCTTCGCTGGGGCCCAGGAGGCCTGTGCCCGCATCGGAGCCCGAATCGCCACTCCGGAGCAGCTCTATGCCGCCTATCTTGGGGGCTATGAACAGTGTGATGCTGGCTGGTTGTCCGACCAGACCGTGag GTATCCCATCCAGACTCCACGAGAGGCCTGTTATGGAGACATGGATGGCTTCCCTGGGGTCCGGAACTATGGAGTGGTGGACCCGGATGACCTCTATGATGTCTACTGTTATGCTGAAGAACTAAATG GAGAGCTGTTCCTGGGTGCCCCTCCAGACAAGCTGACATTGGAGGAGGCACGGGCATACTGCCAGGAGCGGGGTGCTAAGATTGCAACCACAGGCCAGCTGTATGCAGCCTGGGATGGTGGCCTGGACCGCTGCAGCCCAGGCTGGCTGGCTGATGGCAGTGTGCGCTACCCCATCATCACACCCAGCCAGCGCTGTggtgggggcctccctggtgtcaagactctcttcctcttccccaaccAGACCGGCTTCCCCAACAAGCACAGCCGCTTCAATGTCTACTGCTTCCGAG ACTCGGCCCAGCCCTCTGCCATCCCTGAGGCCTCCAACCCAGCCTCTGACCTGGCCTCTGATGCACTGGAAGCCATTGTCACAGTGACAGAGACCCTGGAGGAACTGCAGCTGCCTCAGGAAGCTGTGGAGAGCGAGTCCCGGGGAGCCATCTACTCCATTCCCATTATGGAGGATAGAGCAGGTGGAAGCTCCACTCCAGaagacccagcagaggcccctAGGACCCTCCTAG AATTTGAAACCCAATCCATTGTACCTCCCCTGGGGTCCTCAGAAGAGGAAGGCAAGGTgttggaggaagaaaagaaatacgagaatgaagaagaaaaagaagaggaagaagaagaggacgAGGTGGAGGACGAGGCCCTGTGGGCCTGGCCCAGTGAGCTCAGCAGCCTGGACCCAGaggcccctctccccactgagctGGCTCCAGAGGAGTCACTCTCCCAGGCATCCCCACCAGTGAGGGCAGTCCTGCAGCCTGATGCATCACCACCTCCCTATGGAGAGccagaggctcccaggcctccaaCGGGCCTTGGACCACCCACTGAGACCCTGTCCACTCCCAGGGAGGGGAACCTGGCATCCCCATCACCTTCCACTCCGGTTGGGGCAAGAGAGATAGGGGAGGAGACTGGGAGTCCTGAGCTGTCTGGGGTCCCTCGAGGAGAGAGTGAGGAGACAGGGAGCTCCGAGGATGCCCCTTCCTTGCTTCCAGCCACACGGGTCCCTGAGGGTACCAGGGATCTGGAGACCCCTTCTGAAGAGAATTCTGGAAGAACTGTCCCAGCAGGGACTTCAGTGCATGCCCAACCGGTGCTGCCCACTGACAGTGCCAGCCATGGTGGAGTGGCCGTGGCCCCCTCATCAG gttactgtgtccccagcccctgccacaaTGGTGGGACAtgcttggaggaggaggagggggtccGCTGCCTATGTTTGCCTGGCTATGGGGGGGACCTGTGCGATGTTG GCCTCCGCTTCTGCAGCCCCGGCTGGGACGCCTTCCAGGGCGCCTGCTACAAGCACTTTTCTACACGAAGGAGCTGGGAGGAGGCGGAGAACAAGTGCCGGATGTACGGCGCACACCTGGCCAGCATCAGCACGCCGGAGGAACAGGACTTCATCAACA ATCGATACCGGGAGTACCAGTGGATCGGGCTCAATGACAGGACCATCGAAGGCGATTTCCTGTGGTCAGATGGCGTCTCCCTG GCTCGAGCTCTGCGCCCAATAAAAGCCCCAGAAGGACGTCAGAGGAGGCACCTGGGGAGCTGGAAGGCACAGTTGACCCCCCCTCCCAATCCCACTCCAGGTCCCTAA
- the BCAN gene encoding brevican core protein isoform X1: MALPSLPLLATLALAWVPVALADALEGDSSEDRAFRVRIAGDAPLQGVLGGALTIPCHVHYLRPSPSRRAAQGSPRVKWTFLSGGREAEVLVARGLRVKVSEAYRFRVALPAYPASLTDVSLVLSELRPNDSGIYRCEVQHGIDDSSDAVEVKVKGVVFLYREGSARYAFSFAGAQEACARIGARIATPEQLYAAYLGGYEQCDAGWLSDQTVRYPIQTPREACYGDMDGFPGVRNYGVVDPDDLYDVYCYAEELNGELFLGAPPDKLTLEEARAYCQERGAKIATTGQLYAAWDGGLDRCSPGWLADGSVRYPIITPSQRCGGGLPGVKTLFLFPNQTGFPNKHSRFNVYCFRDSAQPSAIPEASNPASDLASDALEAIVTVTETLEELQLPQEAVESESRGAIYSIPIMEDRAGGSSTPEDPAEAPRTLLEFETQSIVPPLGSSEEEGKVLEEEKKYENEEEKEEEEEEDEVEDEALWAWPSELSSLDPEAPLPTELAPEESLSQASPPVRAVLQPDASPPPYGEPEAPRPPTGLGPPTETLSTPREGNLASPSPSTPVGAREIGEETGSPELSGVPRGESEETGSSEDAPSLLPATRVPEGTRDLETPSEENSGRTVPAGTSVHAQPVLPTDSASHGGVAVAPSSGYCVPSPCHNGGTCLEEEEGVRCLCLPGYGGDLCDVGLRFCSPGWDAFQGACYKHFSTRRSWEEAENKCRMYGAHLASISTPEEQDFINNRYREYQWIGLNDRTIEGDFLWSDGVSLLYENWNPGQPDSYFLSGENCVVMVWHDQGQWSDVPCNYHLSYTCKMGLVSCGPPPELPLARVFGRPRLRYEVDTVLRYRCREGLAQRNLPLIRCQENGRWEPPQISCVPRRPARALRPIKAPEGRQRRHLGSWKAQLTPPPNPTPGP; this comes from the exons ATGGCCCTACCATCTCTGCCCCTGCTGGCAACCCTGGCTCTGGCCTGGGTCCCTGTGGCCTTAGCTGATGCTCTGGAAGGAGACAGCTCAG AGGACCGGGCTTTCCGCGTGCGCATAGCGGGTGACGCGCCGCTGCAGGGCGTGCTGGGCGGCGCCCTCACCATCCCGTGCCACGTTCACTACCTGCGGCCGTCGCCAAGCCGCCGGGCCGCGCAGGGCTCCCCCCGGGTCAAGTGGACCTTCCTGTCCGGCGGCCGGGAGGCCGAGGTGCTAGTGGCGCGGGGGCTACGCGTCAAGGTGAGCGAGGCCTACCGGTTCCGCGTGGCACTGCCTGCCTACCCGGCGTCACTCACCGATGTCTCCCTGGTGCTGAGCGAGCTGCGGCCCAACGACTCAGGCATCTACCGCTGCGAGGTCCAGCATGGCATCGACGACAGCAGCGACGCTGTGGAGGTCAAGGTCAAAG GGGTCGTCTTTCTCTACCGGGAGGGCTCTGCCCGCTATGCTTTCTCCTTCGCTGGGGCCCAGGAGGCCTGTGCCCGCATCGGAGCCCGAATCGCCACTCCGGAGCAGCTCTATGCCGCCTATCTTGGGGGCTATGAACAGTGTGATGCTGGCTGGTTGTCCGACCAGACCGTGag GTATCCCATCCAGACTCCACGAGAGGCCTGTTATGGAGACATGGATGGCTTCCCTGGGGTCCGGAACTATGGAGTGGTGGACCCGGATGACCTCTATGATGTCTACTGTTATGCTGAAGAACTAAATG GAGAGCTGTTCCTGGGTGCCCCTCCAGACAAGCTGACATTGGAGGAGGCACGGGCATACTGCCAGGAGCGGGGTGCTAAGATTGCAACCACAGGCCAGCTGTATGCAGCCTGGGATGGTGGCCTGGACCGCTGCAGCCCAGGCTGGCTGGCTGATGGCAGTGTGCGCTACCCCATCATCACACCCAGCCAGCGCTGTggtgggggcctccctggtgtcaagactctcttcctcttccccaaccAGACCGGCTTCCCCAACAAGCACAGCCGCTTCAATGTCTACTGCTTCCGAG ACTCGGCCCAGCCCTCTGCCATCCCTGAGGCCTCCAACCCAGCCTCTGACCTGGCCTCTGATGCACTGGAAGCCATTGTCACAGTGACAGAGACCCTGGAGGAACTGCAGCTGCCTCAGGAAGCTGTGGAGAGCGAGTCCCGGGGAGCCATCTACTCCATTCCCATTATGGAGGATAGAGCAGGTGGAAGCTCCACTCCAGaagacccagcagaggcccctAGGACCCTCCTAG AATTTGAAACCCAATCCATTGTACCTCCCCTGGGGTCCTCAGAAGAGGAAGGCAAGGTgttggaggaagaaaagaaatacgagaatgaagaagaaaaagaagaggaagaagaagaggacgAGGTGGAGGACGAGGCCCTGTGGGCCTGGCCCAGTGAGCTCAGCAGCCTGGACCCAGaggcccctctccccactgagctGGCTCCAGAGGAGTCACTCTCCCAGGCATCCCCACCAGTGAGGGCAGTCCTGCAGCCTGATGCATCACCACCTCCCTATGGAGAGccagaggctcccaggcctccaaCGGGCCTTGGACCACCCACTGAGACCCTGTCCACTCCCAGGGAGGGGAACCTGGCATCCCCATCACCTTCCACTCCGGTTGGGGCAAGAGAGATAGGGGAGGAGACTGGGAGTCCTGAGCTGTCTGGGGTCCCTCGAGGAGAGAGTGAGGAGACAGGGAGCTCCGAGGATGCCCCTTCCTTGCTTCCAGCCACACGGGTCCCTGAGGGTACCAGGGATCTGGAGACCCCTTCTGAAGAGAATTCTGGAAGAACTGTCCCAGCAGGGACTTCAGTGCATGCCCAACCGGTGCTGCCCACTGACAGTGCCAGCCATGGTGGAGTGGCCGTGGCCCCCTCATCAG gttactgtgtccccagcccctgccacaaTGGTGGGACAtgcttggaggaggaggagggggtccGCTGCCTATGTTTGCCTGGCTATGGGGGGGACCTGTGCGATGTTG GCCTCCGCTTCTGCAGCCCCGGCTGGGACGCCTTCCAGGGCGCCTGCTACAAGCACTTTTCTACACGAAGGAGCTGGGAGGAGGCGGAGAACAAGTGCCGGATGTACGGCGCACACCTGGCCAGCATCAGCACGCCGGAGGAACAGGACTTCATCAACA ATCGATACCGGGAGTACCAGTGGATCGGGCTCAATGACAGGACCATCGAAGGCGATTTCCTGTGGTCAGATGGCGTCTCCCTG ctcTATGAGAACTGGAATCCTGGGCAGCCAGACAGCTACTTCCTGTCCGGAGAGAACTGCGTGGTTATGGTGTGGCACGATCAGGGACAATGGAGTGATGTGCCCTGCAACTACCACCTGTCCTACACCTGCAAGATGGGGCTGG TGTCCTGTGGCCCCCCACCAGAGCTGCCCCTGGCTCGAGTATTTGGCCGTCCACGGCTGCGCTATGAAGTAGACACGGTGCTTCGTTACCGGTGCCGAGAGGGGCTGGCCCAGCGCAACCTACCACTGATCCGCTGCCAGGAGAATGGTCGCTGGGAGCCCCCCCAGATCTCCTGTGTGCCCCGCAGGCCT GCTCGAGCTCTGCGCCCAATAAAAGCCCCAGAAGGACGTCAGAGGAGGCACCTGGGGAGCTGGAAGGCACAGTTGACCCCCCCTCCCAATCCCACTCCAGGTCCCTAA
- the BCAN gene encoding brevican core protein isoform X4 encodes MASTTAATLWRSRSKDPLCPSGVVFLYREGSARYAFSFAGAQEACARIGARIATPEQLYAAYLGGYEQCDAGWLSDQTVRYPIQTPREACYGDMDGFPGVRNYGVVDPDDLYDVYCYAEELNGELFLGAPPDKLTLEEARAYCQERGAKIATTGQLYAAWDGGLDRCSPGWLADGSVRYPIITPSQRCGGGLPGVKTLFLFPNQTGFPNKHSRFNVYCFRDSAQPSAIPEASNPASDLASDALEAIVTVTETLEELQLPQEAVESESRGAIYSIPIMEDRAGGSSTPEDPAEAPRTLLEFETQSIVPPLGSSEEEGKVLEEEKKYENEEEKEEEEEEDEVEDEALWAWPSELSSLDPEAPLPTELAPEESLSQASPPVRAVLQPDASPPPYGEPEAPRPPTGLGPPTETLSTPREGNLASPSPSTPVGAREIGEETGSPELSGVPRGESEETGSSEDAPSLLPATRVPEGTRDLETPSEENSGRTVPAGTSVHAQPVLPTDSASHGGVAVAPSSGYCVPSPCHNGGTCLEEEEGVRCLCLPGYGGDLCDVGLRFCSPGWDAFQGACYKHFSTRRSWEEAENKCRMYGAHLASISTPEEQDFINNRYREYQWIGLNDRTIEGDFLWSDGVSLLYENWNPGQPDSYFLSGENCVVMVWHDQGQWSDVPCNYHLSYTCKMGLVSCGPPPELPLARVFGRPRLRYEVDTVLRYRCREGLAQRNLPLIRCQENGRWEPPQISCVPRRPARALRPIKAPEGRQRRHLGSWKAQLTPPPNPTPGP; translated from the exons ATGGCATCGACGACAGCAGCGACGCTGTGGAGGTCAAGGTCAAAG GATCCTCTCTGCCCCTCAGGGGTCGTCTTTCTCTACCGGGAGGGCTCTGCCCGCTATGCTTTCTCCTTCGCTGGGGCCCAGGAGGCCTGTGCCCGCATCGGAGCCCGAATCGCCACTCCGGAGCAGCTCTATGCCGCCTATCTTGGGGGCTATGAACAGTGTGATGCTGGCTGGTTGTCCGACCAGACCGTGag GTATCCCATCCAGACTCCACGAGAGGCCTGTTATGGAGACATGGATGGCTTCCCTGGGGTCCGGAACTATGGAGTGGTGGACCCGGATGACCTCTATGATGTCTACTGTTATGCTGAAGAACTAAATG GAGAGCTGTTCCTGGGTGCCCCTCCAGACAAGCTGACATTGGAGGAGGCACGGGCATACTGCCAGGAGCGGGGTGCTAAGATTGCAACCACAGGCCAGCTGTATGCAGCCTGGGATGGTGGCCTGGACCGCTGCAGCCCAGGCTGGCTGGCTGATGGCAGTGTGCGCTACCCCATCATCACACCCAGCCAGCGCTGTggtgggggcctccctggtgtcaagactctcttcctcttccccaaccAGACCGGCTTCCCCAACAAGCACAGCCGCTTCAATGTCTACTGCTTCCGAG ACTCGGCCCAGCCCTCTGCCATCCCTGAGGCCTCCAACCCAGCCTCTGACCTGGCCTCTGATGCACTGGAAGCCATTGTCACAGTGACAGAGACCCTGGAGGAACTGCAGCTGCCTCAGGAAGCTGTGGAGAGCGAGTCCCGGGGAGCCATCTACTCCATTCCCATTATGGAGGATAGAGCAGGTGGAAGCTCCACTCCAGaagacccagcagaggcccctAGGACCCTCCTAG AATTTGAAACCCAATCCATTGTACCTCCCCTGGGGTCCTCAGAAGAGGAAGGCAAGGTgttggaggaagaaaagaaatacgagaatgaagaagaaaaagaagaggaagaagaagaggacgAGGTGGAGGACGAGGCCCTGTGGGCCTGGCCCAGTGAGCTCAGCAGCCTGGACCCAGaggcccctctccccactgagctGGCTCCAGAGGAGTCACTCTCCCAGGCATCCCCACCAGTGAGGGCAGTCCTGCAGCCTGATGCATCACCACCTCCCTATGGAGAGccagaggctcccaggcctccaaCGGGCCTTGGACCACCCACTGAGACCCTGTCCACTCCCAGGGAGGGGAACCTGGCATCCCCATCACCTTCCACTCCGGTTGGGGCAAGAGAGATAGGGGAGGAGACTGGGAGTCCTGAGCTGTCTGGGGTCCCTCGAGGAGAGAGTGAGGAGACAGGGAGCTCCGAGGATGCCCCTTCCTTGCTTCCAGCCACACGGGTCCCTGAGGGTACCAGGGATCTGGAGACCCCTTCTGAAGAGAATTCTGGAAGAACTGTCCCAGCAGGGACTTCAGTGCATGCCCAACCGGTGCTGCCCACTGACAGTGCCAGCCATGGTGGAGTGGCCGTGGCCCCCTCATCAG gttactgtgtccccagcccctgccacaaTGGTGGGACAtgcttggaggaggaggagggggtccGCTGCCTATGTTTGCCTGGCTATGGGGGGGACCTGTGCGATGTTG GCCTCCGCTTCTGCAGCCCCGGCTGGGACGCCTTCCAGGGCGCCTGCTACAAGCACTTTTCTACACGAAGGAGCTGGGAGGAGGCGGAGAACAAGTGCCGGATGTACGGCGCACACCTGGCCAGCATCAGCACGCCGGAGGAACAGGACTTCATCAACA ATCGATACCGGGAGTACCAGTGGATCGGGCTCAATGACAGGACCATCGAAGGCGATTTCCTGTGGTCAGATGGCGTCTCCCTG ctcTATGAGAACTGGAATCCTGGGCAGCCAGACAGCTACTTCCTGTCCGGAGAGAACTGCGTGGTTATGGTGTGGCACGATCAGGGACAATGGAGTGATGTGCCCTGCAACTACCACCTGTCCTACACCTGCAAGATGGGGCTGG TGTCCTGTGGCCCCCCACCAGAGCTGCCCCTGGCTCGAGTATTTGGCCGTCCACGGCTGCGCTATGAAGTAGACACGGTGCTTCGTTACCGGTGCCGAGAGGGGCTGGCCCAGCGCAACCTACCACTGATCCGCTGCCAGGAGAATGGTCGCTGGGAGCCCCCCCAGATCTCCTGTGTGCCCCGCAGGCCT GCTCGAGCTCTGCGCCCAATAAAAGCCCCAGAAGGACGTCAGAGGAGGCACCTGGGGAGCTGGAAGGCACAGTTGACCCCCCCTCCCAATCCCACTCCAGGTCCCTAA
- the BCAN gene encoding brevican core protein isoform X2, with the protein MALPSLPLLATLALAWVPVALADALEGDSSEDRAFRVRIAGDAPLQGVLGGALTIPCHVHYLRPSPSRRAAQGSPRVKWTFLSGGREAEVLVARGLRVKVSEAYRFRVALPAYPASLTDVSLVLSELRPNDSGIYRCEVQHGIDDSSDAVEVKVKGVVFLYREGSARYAFSFAGAQEACARIGARIATPEQLYAAYLGGYEQCDAGWLSDQTVRYPIQTPREACYGDMDGFPGVRNYGVVDPDDLYDVYCYAEELNGELFLGAPPDKLTLEEARAYCQERGAKIATTGQLYAAWDGGLDRCSPGWLADGSVRYPIITPSQRCGGGLPGVKTLFLFPNQTGFPNKHSRFNVYCFRDSAQPSAIPEASNPASDLASDALEAIVTVTETLEELQLPQEAVESESRGAIYSIPIMEDRAGGSSTPEDPAEAPRTLLEFETQSIVPPLGSSEEEGKVLEEEKKYENEEEKEEEEEEDEVEDEALWAWPSELSSLDPEAPLPTELAPEESLSQASPPVRAVLQPDASPPPYGEPEAPRPPTGLGPPTETLSTPREGNLASPSPSTPVGAREIGEETGSPELSGVPRGESEETGSSEDAPSLLPATRVPEGTRDLETPSEENSGRTVPAGTSVHAQPVLPTDSASHGGVAVAPSSGYCVPSPCHNGGTCLEEEEGVRCLCLPGYGGDLCDVGLRFCSPGWDAFQGACYKHFSTRRSWEEAENKCRMYGAHLASISTPEEQDFINNRYREYQWIGLNDRTIEGDFLWSDGVSLLYENWNPGQPDSYFLSGENCVVMVWHDQGQWSDVPCNYHLSYTCKMGLGSSSAPNKSPRRTSEEAPGELEGTVDPPSQSHSRSLRVKAPSTALCPQPSLEPMFFPSQGVTTRGVELKSR; encoded by the exons ATGGCCCTACCATCTCTGCCCCTGCTGGCAACCCTGGCTCTGGCCTGGGTCCCTGTGGCCTTAGCTGATGCTCTGGAAGGAGACAGCTCAG AGGACCGGGCTTTCCGCGTGCGCATAGCGGGTGACGCGCCGCTGCAGGGCGTGCTGGGCGGCGCCCTCACCATCCCGTGCCACGTTCACTACCTGCGGCCGTCGCCAAGCCGCCGGGCCGCGCAGGGCTCCCCCCGGGTCAAGTGGACCTTCCTGTCCGGCGGCCGGGAGGCCGAGGTGCTAGTGGCGCGGGGGCTACGCGTCAAGGTGAGCGAGGCCTACCGGTTCCGCGTGGCACTGCCTGCCTACCCGGCGTCACTCACCGATGTCTCCCTGGTGCTGAGCGAGCTGCGGCCCAACGACTCAGGCATCTACCGCTGCGAGGTCCAGCATGGCATCGACGACAGCAGCGACGCTGTGGAGGTCAAGGTCAAAG GGGTCGTCTTTCTCTACCGGGAGGGCTCTGCCCGCTATGCTTTCTCCTTCGCTGGGGCCCAGGAGGCCTGTGCCCGCATCGGAGCCCGAATCGCCACTCCGGAGCAGCTCTATGCCGCCTATCTTGGGGGCTATGAACAGTGTGATGCTGGCTGGTTGTCCGACCAGACCGTGag GTATCCCATCCAGACTCCACGAGAGGCCTGTTATGGAGACATGGATGGCTTCCCTGGGGTCCGGAACTATGGAGTGGTGGACCCGGATGACCTCTATGATGTCTACTGTTATGCTGAAGAACTAAATG GAGAGCTGTTCCTGGGTGCCCCTCCAGACAAGCTGACATTGGAGGAGGCACGGGCATACTGCCAGGAGCGGGGTGCTAAGATTGCAACCACAGGCCAGCTGTATGCAGCCTGGGATGGTGGCCTGGACCGCTGCAGCCCAGGCTGGCTGGCTGATGGCAGTGTGCGCTACCCCATCATCACACCCAGCCAGCGCTGTggtgggggcctccctggtgtcaagactctcttcctcttccccaaccAGACCGGCTTCCCCAACAAGCACAGCCGCTTCAATGTCTACTGCTTCCGAG ACTCGGCCCAGCCCTCTGCCATCCCTGAGGCCTCCAACCCAGCCTCTGACCTGGCCTCTGATGCACTGGAAGCCATTGTCACAGTGACAGAGACCCTGGAGGAACTGCAGCTGCCTCAGGAAGCTGTGGAGAGCGAGTCCCGGGGAGCCATCTACTCCATTCCCATTATGGAGGATAGAGCAGGTGGAAGCTCCACTCCAGaagacccagcagaggcccctAGGACCCTCCTAG AATTTGAAACCCAATCCATTGTACCTCCCCTGGGGTCCTCAGAAGAGGAAGGCAAGGTgttggaggaagaaaagaaatacgagaatgaagaagaaaaagaagaggaagaagaagaggacgAGGTGGAGGACGAGGCCCTGTGGGCCTGGCCCAGTGAGCTCAGCAGCCTGGACCCAGaggcccctctccccactgagctGGCTCCAGAGGAGTCACTCTCCCAGGCATCCCCACCAGTGAGGGCAGTCCTGCAGCCTGATGCATCACCACCTCCCTATGGAGAGccagaggctcccaggcctccaaCGGGCCTTGGACCACCCACTGAGACCCTGTCCACTCCCAGGGAGGGGAACCTGGCATCCCCATCACCTTCCACTCCGGTTGGGGCAAGAGAGATAGGGGAGGAGACTGGGAGTCCTGAGCTGTCTGGGGTCCCTCGAGGAGAGAGTGAGGAGACAGGGAGCTCCGAGGATGCCCCTTCCTTGCTTCCAGCCACACGGGTCCCTGAGGGTACCAGGGATCTGGAGACCCCTTCTGAAGAGAATTCTGGAAGAACTGTCCCAGCAGGGACTTCAGTGCATGCCCAACCGGTGCTGCCCACTGACAGTGCCAGCCATGGTGGAGTGGCCGTGGCCCCCTCATCAG gttactgtgtccccagcccctgccacaaTGGTGGGACAtgcttggaggaggaggagggggtccGCTGCCTATGTTTGCCTGGCTATGGGGGGGACCTGTGCGATGTTG GCCTCCGCTTCTGCAGCCCCGGCTGGGACGCCTTCCAGGGCGCCTGCTACAAGCACTTTTCTACACGAAGGAGCTGGGAGGAGGCGGAGAACAAGTGCCGGATGTACGGCGCACACCTGGCCAGCATCAGCACGCCGGAGGAACAGGACTTCATCAACA ATCGATACCGGGAGTACCAGTGGATCGGGCTCAATGACAGGACCATCGAAGGCGATTTCCTGTGGTCAGATGGCGTCTCCCTG ctcTATGAGAACTGGAATCCTGGGCAGCCAGACAGCTACTTCCTGTCCGGAGAGAACTGCGTGGTTATGGTGTGGCACGATCAGGGACAATGGAGTGATGTGCCCTGCAACTACCACCTGTCCTACACCTGCAAGATGGGGCTGG GCTCGAGCTCTGCGCCCAATAAAAGCCCCAGAAGGACGTCAGAGGAGGCACCTGGGGAGCTGGAAGGCACAGTTGACCCCCCCTCCCAATCCCACTCCAGGTCCCTAAGGGTCAAGGCCCCCAGCACTGCCCTCTGCCCCCAACCCTCCCTCGAACCCATGTTTTTCCCATCACAGGGAGTGACAACGAGAGGCGTGGAGCTGAAGTCCAGGTGA